Proteins from a single region of Stigmatella erecta:
- a CDS encoding sigma 54-interacting transcriptional regulator, with translation MASLSVRTPDGKVRTVPLLKRITSIGRGPDNDVPLDDPAVPDSALHVLFDGSRYQVGSLGATFQINGKKRDSHVLASQDVIRVGQTELTFARDTAAPRPTPSPSPTITVEENPDSHTAELPGVPGRELAMLRRLTAFSERLLGSYDLDRILESLMDEAIEVTRADKGFLILMESNEPRVKVARNLSRENIEDAVEKLSDSIIAKVVKEQKPLILADAIDAPEFKASESVVNLKVHSVMCVPLMHKANLFGLIYVGNDRLVNRFEPKSLDMLTIFAAQASLILHNALLVNDLKLDNTELRKKLEDQRYGDIIGACQGMKEVYKRIDKIALTDISVLITGETGTGKELIAREIHRHSPRAKGPFITINCGAIPENLLESELFGHVKGAFTGAVATRPGKFQAAIGGTLFLDEIGEMPLQLQVKLLRALQEKVVYKVGDNRGEPVDIRVVAATNKILEEEVKRGTFREDLYYRLNVVTLKLPPLRERGEDVQVLGKFFLQKYSKEFNSKVRGFTPAATVAMKKYAWPGNIRELENRIKKASVLADKPLLGADDLDLKPENLEPIMPLLQAKEEFQKRYINEVLARNNGNRTKTAKDLGVDPRTIFRHLEKMEAEKSGRPLPPEEEEF, from the coding sequence ATGGCCAGCCTCAGCGTTCGCACCCCGGACGGAAAGGTCCGCACGGTCCCCCTGCTCAAGCGCATCACCAGCATTGGACGTGGGCCGGACAACGACGTGCCGCTCGATGATCCCGCCGTCCCGGACAGCGCGCTGCACGTGCTCTTCGATGGCAGCCGCTACCAGGTGGGCAGCCTCGGGGCCACCTTCCAGATCAACGGCAAGAAGCGCGACTCGCACGTGCTGGCCTCCCAGGACGTCATCCGCGTGGGCCAGACGGAGCTGACGTTCGCGCGCGACACCGCCGCGCCGCGCCCCACCCCCTCGCCCTCCCCCACCATCACCGTGGAGGAGAACCCCGACTCGCACACCGCGGAGCTGCCCGGCGTGCCCGGCCGCGAGCTGGCCATGCTGCGCCGGCTCACCGCCTTCAGCGAGCGGCTGCTGGGCAGCTATGATCTGGACCGCATCCTCGAGAGCCTCATGGACGAGGCCATCGAGGTGACGCGCGCCGACAAGGGCTTCCTCATCCTGATGGAGAGCAACGAGCCGCGCGTGAAGGTGGCGCGCAACCTCTCCCGGGAGAACATCGAGGACGCGGTGGAGAAGCTCTCCGACTCCATCATCGCCAAGGTGGTGAAGGAGCAGAAGCCGCTCATCCTCGCCGACGCCATCGACGCGCCCGAGTTCAAGGCCAGCGAGTCGGTGGTGAACCTCAAGGTCCACTCCGTCATGTGCGTGCCGCTGATGCACAAGGCGAACCTGTTCGGCCTCATCTACGTGGGCAACGACCGGCTGGTGAACCGCTTCGAGCCCAAGAGCCTGGATATGCTCACCATCTTCGCGGCGCAGGCCTCGCTCATCCTGCACAACGCGCTCCTGGTCAATGATCTGAAGCTCGACAACACCGAGCTGCGCAAGAAGCTGGAGGACCAGCGCTACGGCGACATCATCGGGGCCTGCCAGGGCATGAAGGAGGTGTACAAGCGCATCGACAAGATCGCCCTCACGGACATCTCCGTGTTGATCACGGGCGAGACGGGCACGGGCAAGGAGCTGATCGCCCGGGAGATTCACCGCCACTCGCCGCGCGCCAAGGGCCCCTTCATCACCATCAACTGCGGCGCCATCCCGGAGAACCTCCTGGAGAGCGAGCTGTTCGGCCACGTGAAGGGCGCCTTCACCGGCGCGGTGGCCACCCGGCCCGGCAAGTTCCAGGCGGCCATCGGCGGCACGCTCTTCCTGGACGAGATCGGCGAGATGCCCCTGCAGCTCCAGGTGAAGCTCCTGCGCGCGCTGCAGGAGAAGGTCGTCTACAAGGTCGGCGACAACCGGGGCGAGCCCGTGGACATCCGCGTCGTGGCCGCGACGAACAAGATCCTCGAAGAGGAGGTGAAGCGCGGCACCTTCCGGGAGGACCTGTACTACCGGCTCAACGTCGTCACCCTGAAGCTGCCCCCGCTGCGCGAGCGCGGCGAGGACGTGCAGGTGCTGGGCAAGTTCTTCCTCCAGAAGTACTCCAAGGAGTTCAACTCCAAGGTCCGGGGCTTCACCCCGGCGGCCACCGTGGCCATGAAGAAGTACGCCTGGCCGGGCAACATCCGCGAGCTGGAGAACCGCATCAAGAAGGCCTCGGTGCTCGCCGACAAGCCCCTGCTGGGCGCCGATGACCTGGACCTCAAGCCGGAGAACCTGGAGCCCATCATGCCCCTGCTCCAGGCCAAGGAGGAGTTCCAGAAGCGCTACATCAACGAGGTGCTGGCCCGCAACAACGGCAACCGCACCAAGACGGCCAAGGACCTGGGCGTGGATCCGCGCACCATCTTCCGCCACCTGGAGAAGATGGAGGCCGAGAAGAGCGGCCGTCCCCTGCCCCCCGAAGAGGAGGAGTTCTGA
- a CDS encoding serine/threonine-protein kinase — translation MTLVGRQIGRYRILEQLGSGGMSVVYKGLDTALDREVAVKVLHPHLASKDESRKRLAREARAVARLHHPNILEVFDFSASDAQNAYIVTEYIRGHTLREYLDEGGLEPPELAAMIIHELAAALAHAHESGVIHRDLKPENVMVREDGVLKLMDFGIAKLLETEERMTVTGTLVGSPAHMAPEIIEGLEAGPEADVFSLGIMLYAFVTGRLPFTAPNTTATLKRILDGAYEDPRRRVSSLSDELAEIIATCLARDRHHRYPHAGRLRDALADYLAGLGFPRVGEELASFFADPPSYKKAARQRLVAALLERGERFLAEKRTPRALANLNQVLALDAQNARALAMLEGFNRARRRQLWVKRGLQAGTALVLAAALGTGGSFLLRMPGTPPVAPLPPPAPQPAAEAPPLDLPARAPLPLPVPPQAPEPTDSPGVAPKKALVRPAEAPPPTEAKPEPHRPVKVHASILVRPYGAIQVDDAPPSPQPLAQHDLQLTPGAHTVTVRCDWCEDAVETIHVAPDGDNVFRLRALLKGSRLSFDYQPPEAQVRVGEERRTARDSLEHPFDIQSPRGPASFQHRVEYEVSHPGYRTEKRAVMVEPGKPVTLRGSLVAE, via the coding sequence ATGACGCTCGTTGGCCGTCAAATCGGTCGCTACCGCATCCTCGAGCAGCTGGGCTCGGGGGGCATGAGCGTCGTGTACAAGGGGCTGGACACCGCCCTGGACCGGGAAGTGGCCGTGAAGGTGCTGCACCCGCACCTGGCCAGCAAGGACGAGTCCCGCAAGCGGCTCGCCCGAGAGGCCCGCGCGGTGGCCCGGCTGCACCACCCCAACATCCTCGAGGTGTTCGACTTCTCCGCGTCCGACGCCCAGAACGCCTACATCGTCACCGAGTACATCCGCGGCCACACCCTGCGGGAGTACCTGGACGAGGGCGGCCTGGAGCCGCCCGAGCTGGCCGCGATGATCATCCACGAGCTGGCCGCGGCGCTCGCCCACGCGCACGAGTCCGGCGTCATCCACCGCGACCTCAAGCCCGAGAACGTCATGGTCCGCGAGGACGGCGTCCTCAAGCTGATGGACTTCGGCATCGCCAAGCTCCTGGAGACCGAGGAGCGGATGACGGTGACGGGGACGCTCGTCGGCTCGCCGGCCCACATGGCGCCGGAGATCATCGAGGGCCTGGAGGCGGGCCCCGAGGCGGACGTCTTCTCGCTGGGCATCATGCTCTACGCCTTCGTCACCGGGCGGCTGCCCTTCACCGCCCCCAACACGACGGCCACCCTCAAGCGCATCCTCGATGGCGCATACGAGGATCCCCGGCGGCGCGTGAGCTCGCTGTCCGATGAGCTGGCGGAGATCATCGCCACCTGCCTGGCGAGGGACCGCCACCACCGCTACCCCCACGCGGGGCGCCTCCGGGACGCGCTCGCCGACTACCTGGCCGGACTGGGCTTTCCCCGGGTGGGCGAGGAGCTGGCCTCCTTCTTCGCGGACCCGCCTTCCTACAAGAAGGCCGCCCGCCAGCGCCTCGTCGCGGCCCTGCTGGAGCGCGGCGAGCGCTTCCTCGCCGAGAAGCGGACCCCGCGCGCCCTGGCCAACCTCAACCAGGTGCTCGCTCTGGACGCGCAGAACGCCCGCGCCCTGGCCATGCTGGAGGGTTTCAACCGGGCCCGGCGCCGCCAGCTCTGGGTGAAGCGTGGCCTCCAGGCGGGAACAGCGCTCGTCCTCGCCGCGGCGCTCGGCACGGGAGGCTCCTTTCTCCTGCGCATGCCCGGCACACCGCCCGTGGCTCCGCTCCCGCCCCCGGCCCCGCAGCCCGCGGCCGAGGCTCCGCCGCTGGATCTCCCGGCGCGCGCCCCCCTGCCCCTGCCAGTGCCCCCCCAGGCCCCGGAGCCCACGGACAGCCCGGGCGTGGCCCCGAAGAAGGCCCTGGTCCGGCCCGCCGAGGCGCCCCCGCCCACCGAGGCCAAGCCCGAGCCGCACCGGCCCGTGAAGGTCCACGCCTCCATCCTGGTGCGCCCCTACGGCGCCATCCAGGTGGACGACGCTCCGCCCAGCCCCCAGCCCCTCGCGCAGCATGATCTCCAGCTGACGCCCGGCGCGCACACCGTCACCGTGCGGTGTGACTGGTGCGAGGACGCCGTGGAGACCATTCACGTGGCGCCGGACGGGGACAACGTCTTCCGGCTCAGGGCCCTGCTCAAGGGCTCCCGGCTCTCCTTCGACTACCAACCCCCCGAGGCCCAGGTCCGCGTGGGAGAGGAGCGGCGCACGGCGCGAGACAGTCTGGAGCACCCATTCGACATCCAATCGCCCCGCGGGCCTGCGAGCTTCCAGCACCGCGTGGAGTACGAGGTGAGCCACCCCGGCTACCGGACCGAGAAGCGCGCGGTCATGGTCGAACCCGGCAAGCCCGTCACCTTGCGCGGGAGCCTCGTCGCCGAATGA
- a CDS encoding tetratricopeptide repeat protein, which translates to MTLEARAEMQARAERALRRGELAEAVSLYETLVRESPTDEALSQRLAQLRESLQPMELQALQRASAAPREERLTLGPSSPIQEGERLFALGDYAGAAAAYRRALQQRPDSELIQERLLELFHLAQATSGRSPTDRALPKETEPLLQALLDRLAARKRLKGG; encoded by the coding sequence ATGACCCTTGAAGCCCGGGCCGAGATGCAGGCGCGTGCCGAACGGGCCCTGCGCCGCGGAGAGCTGGCCGAAGCCGTAAGCCTCTACGAGACGCTCGTCCGGGAGAGCCCTACCGATGAAGCCCTCTCCCAGCGGCTTGCCCAGCTGCGCGAGTCGCTCCAGCCCATGGAGCTGCAGGCCCTGCAGAGGGCCTCCGCCGCCCCCCGCGAGGAGCGGCTGACGCTCGGTCCCTCTTCGCCCATCCAGGAAGGAGAGCGCCTCTTCGCCCTGGGGGACTACGCGGGGGCCGCCGCCGCCTACCGCCGGGCCTTGCAGCAGCGTCCCGACAGCGAGCTCATCCAGGAGCGCCTGCTGGAGCTCTTCCATCTCGCCCAGGCGACCTCGGGCCGCTCGCCCACGGACCGCGCCCTGCCCAAGGAGACCGAGCCGCTGCTCCAGGCCCTGCTGGACCGGCTGGCGGCCCGGAAGCGTCTCAAGGGAGGCTGA